Proteins from one uncultured Anaeromusa sp. genomic window:
- a CDS encoding DMT family transporter, whose product MSQVHGVLVLVALLWGLNPPVMKLGLEEVPPMAYNAIRMVAALAVGWVVFRRAAVWVPLRREDLRLLAVSSFGFFSFQIFFTFGVQLTTAGNASLILGLLPVSVAIINRIHGLEGIRRLTVAGIAVSLLGVLVMVWGAGKEFSLAGPHVLGGVLLLCAQLGYGYYTVFSRLLLVRYSPYQVTAYVILTTTVLFVLVALPDMLAVDWSALSTVAWSSVLYSGIFPLSLANGLWVWATGKVGSTTASLYNNLAPVFAVAAGYAFLGEAFGVVQALGAGVIFAGLYLTRWAQRRP is encoded by the coding sequence ATGTCTCAGGTGCACGGAGTGTTAGTATTAGTAGCTTTGCTGTGGGGACTCAATCCGCCAGTGATGAAGCTCGGCCTGGAAGAGGTGCCGCCTATGGCGTATAATGCCATCCGCATGGTGGCGGCTCTGGCGGTGGGGTGGGTTGTTTTCCGGCGGGCGGCGGTGTGGGTGCCTTTAAGGCGTGAGGATTTGCGGCTGCTGGCGGTGTCCAGCTTCGGCTTTTTTTCGTTTCAGATTTTCTTTACCTTTGGCGTGCAGTTGACGACCGCCGGTAATGCCTCCTTGATTTTGGGGCTGCTCCCGGTGAGCGTCGCGATCATTAATCGCATACATGGCCTGGAGGGAATTCGGCGTCTGACGGTGGCGGGGATTGCTGTTTCGCTGCTAGGGGTGCTTGTCATGGTTTGGGGCGCTGGCAAGGAATTCAGCTTAGCTGGACCGCATGTATTGGGCGGGGTGCTTTTGCTTTGCGCACAGCTTGGTTATGGTTACTACACGGTTTTTTCCCGGCTGCTCCTTGTGCGGTATTCGCCGTATCAAGTTACGGCGTACGTAATCTTGACGACTACGGTCTTGTTTGTCTTGGTCGCTTTGCCGGATATGCTGGCGGTAGATTGGTCGGCGTTGTCGACGGTGGCATGGAGCAGCGTCCTTTATTCCGGAATTTTTCCGCTCAGCCTGGCTAACGGTCTTTGGGTATGGGCTACAGGCAAGGTGGGGAGCACGACGGCTTCTCTATACAATAATTTGGCGCCGGTCTTCGCCGTGGCAGCGGGGTATGCTTTTTTGGGCGAGGCCTTTGGCGTCGTCCAGGCCTTGGGAGCAGGGGTCATCTTTGCTGGCTTGTATTTGACCCGCTGGGCCCAAAGGCGTCCGTGA
- a CDS encoding exonuclease SbcCD subunit D, producing MRFLHTSDWHLGRLFHGVHLTEDQAYVLEQLVALAKEAKVDAVLVAGDIYDRAVPPAEAVELLNEVLQKLVLECALPTVLIAGNHDSPERLGFGSALLARQGLHVAGALQAQEPALILEDSAGPVHILSLPYAEPAAVRYALGEDAADHDAALRCQIAAALAKVPQGARKVAVAHAFVAGGAASESERPLSVGGSGMVGADAFSAFNYTALGHLHGCQQSGNKVRYSGSLLKYSFQEAAQTKGVHLVDLAADGAVTVETVRLTPRRDVVCWQGSFQELLARPKCSDYLMVTLTDDAPVLDAKGRLQQQHPEILHLEYARLQKLKEQQGVQDHRRLGPEELFACFFREVAGREWKREEEALFAALVEEEYRRQREVG from the coding sequence ATGCGCTTTTTACATACATCGGATTGGCATTTAGGCCGTCTGTTTCATGGCGTACATTTGACGGAGGACCAGGCTTATGTTTTGGAACAATTGGTGGCTTTGGCCAAAGAAGCTAAAGTAGACGCCGTACTTGTAGCCGGGGATATTTATGACCGAGCGGTACCGCCGGCGGAAGCGGTGGAGCTTTTAAACGAGGTATTGCAGAAGTTGGTGTTGGAGTGCGCCTTGCCGACGGTATTGATCGCCGGCAATCACGACAGCCCGGAGCGGCTGGGTTTTGGGAGCGCTCTTTTAGCGCGCCAGGGATTGCATGTGGCAGGGGCGCTGCAGGCGCAGGAGCCTGCGCTTATTCTGGAAGACAGTGCGGGTCCGGTGCATATTCTGTCCTTGCCTTATGCTGAGCCGGCAGCGGTTCGCTACGCCTTGGGGGAGGATGCGGCGGATCATGATGCGGCTTTGCGCTGTCAAATAGCGGCTGCCTTGGCAAAGGTGCCGCAGGGAGCCCGCAAGGTGGCGGTAGCGCATGCTTTTGTGGCTGGCGGAGCGGCCAGCGAGTCGGAGCGCCCCTTGTCCGTGGGCGGCAGCGGCATGGTGGGGGCGGATGCTTTTTCGGCCTTTAACTATACGGCATTGGGCCATTTGCACGGCTGTCAGCAAAGCGGCAACAAGGTCCGCTATTCCGGTTCGCTGCTGAAATATTCTTTTCAAGAGGCGGCGCAGACTAAGGGCGTTCATCTGGTGGATTTAGCGGCGGATGGCGCAGTGACGGTGGAGACGGTGCGTCTGACGCCGCGGCGCGATGTGGTTTGCTGGCAGGGAAGCTTTCAAGAGCTGTTGGCGCGGCCTAAGTGCAGCGATTATTTGATGGTGACCCTAACAGACGATGCGCCGGTGCTTGACGCCAAGGGGCGGCTGCAGCAGCAGCATCCGGAAATTCTGCATTTAGAATACGCTCGCCTGCAAAAGCTGAAAGAGCAGCAAGGCGTGCAGGATCATCGCCGTTTGGGACCGGAAGAACTGTTTGCCTGCTTTTTTCGCGAAGTGGCCGGCCGGGAATGGAAGCGCGAAGAAGAGGCGCTTTTTGCCGCTTTAGTAGAAGAAGAGTATCGGCGGCAGCGGGAGGTGGGCTAA
- a CDS encoding SMC family ATPase, translated as MRPLWLRIQAFGAYAASQTLDFSCLGDVRLFLIHGPTGAGKTTVLDAICFALYGSASGDLREVRHLRSDYASPQEATVVELRFAVGERILRVQRRPEQQRPKLRGEGFRQIPAEAILYEEGPDGEKLLASRWQDVTRRVEEILGFQVAQFRQVVLLPQGQFRQLLVAGSKEREEILQNLFRTELYARLEQGLKDKAQSGAKRFQALRDEEAWLLTEAGTESKPDLQERCAIAQQAAAEAQLRLNAGQQAAEERRLELAAAQQAADRFAEKEAAEEEALQLLAGVEEAAKLAARVEAAQQAASLEDLWRQWQQLAQEAASQEKESGRAEANAAAATAAKEAARDAWEKLQPQEAVFRQLQARQLELEGQAKEYERWQTARQQTAELKKAWAQAQELAARQEELLQQRQQEWKALEAKQQSLTMAGEKAPQLEREAARLQGRLSVLQRLTELRVKLTEQARRQQEHSVTLQNACASEESARRTLGALRQQWQKQQAALLAAELEAGEPCPVCGALEHPQKASFAGMLQPQDVEQAESAWLKWQQAHSKALAQAAQQEAAQKLLAEQENQCLQELGEKQELSLLEAKAEAQQAAELAQQAQQALEEAARCAEKRQEEQKKLLQTEKERETALSVRDKAGSALEAAKAVLQECSARVPEALRQEGALEAARRACAQQLEQVQTSLVQAEKLLRETAQHFETAQALSKQARTAAAAAAARLEEGKTLWLQRLQQSGFAGQEAFEQARAAEEQRLLWGQQLEARRQKEAASQERVRRAQEAVAGQTHPNLAVFAAAQEQAAAAEAALRETKVRLEEAWKRDQERLVRLQSIAKELAAVEEAQGAVAALAAMAGGGNALNLTFQRYVLRTLLDDVVEEANARLSLMSRGRYALQRSSVLADARKAGGLDLEVFDSYTGVPRPVGTLSGGESFLASLALALGLSDVVQAYAGGMRLDTILVDEGFGTLDPEALELAMRALVDLQSGGRLVGIISHVPELKERIGARLEVIPGERGSRAVFHLP; from the coding sequence ATGAGGCCGTTATGGCTGCGCATTCAGGCCTTTGGCGCTTATGCGGCGTCGCAGACGCTGGATTTTTCTTGTTTAGGAGATGTGCGTTTATTTTTAATTCACGGGCCGACCGGCGCTGGAAAAACGACCGTGTTGGACGCGATTTGCTTTGCTTTATACGGCAGCGCCAGCGGCGATTTGCGAGAGGTGCGCCATTTACGCAGCGACTATGCTTCGCCTCAAGAGGCTACCGTGGTGGAGCTTCGTTTTGCTGTGGGTGAGCGAATCCTGCGTGTACAGCGGCGTCCAGAACAGCAGCGGCCTAAATTGCGGGGCGAAGGCTTTCGCCAGATTCCGGCGGAAGCGATTTTGTATGAAGAAGGGCCGGACGGGGAGAAATTGCTGGCTTCTCGTTGGCAGGACGTCACGCGCCGTGTGGAGGAGATCTTGGGCTTTCAAGTGGCTCAGTTCCGGCAAGTGGTGCTGCTGCCCCAAGGGCAGTTTAGGCAACTGCTGGTGGCCGGCTCTAAAGAGCGAGAAGAAATCTTGCAAAACCTTTTCCGCACGGAACTGTACGCGCGCTTGGAGCAAGGATTGAAAGACAAAGCGCAAAGCGGCGCGAAGCGCTTTCAGGCGTTGCGCGATGAAGAAGCATGGCTGCTGACGGAAGCGGGGACTGAGTCGAAACCGGACTTGCAGGAGCGCTGCGCGATCGCGCAACAGGCTGCAGCAGAAGCGCAGCTTCGCCTAAATGCCGGACAACAGGCGGCGGAAGAACGCCGTTTGGAACTGGCGGCGGCGCAGCAAGCGGCGGATCGTTTTGCGGAAAAAGAGGCGGCGGAGGAAGAGGCGCTGCAATTGCTGGCCGGCGTTGAAGAGGCGGCAAAGCTGGCGGCTCGAGTAGAAGCGGCGCAGCAAGCGGCCTCTTTGGAGGATCTCTGGCGGCAATGGCAGCAGTTAGCGCAAGAAGCGGCATCCCAAGAAAAAGAAAGCGGTCGTGCAGAGGCTAACGCCGCTGCGGCGACAGCGGCGAAGGAAGCCGCCCGGGATGCTTGGGAAAAGCTGCAGCCCCAAGAAGCGGTTTTTCGGCAGCTTCAAGCTAGGCAATTAGAGCTGGAGGGTCAGGCGAAAGAGTACGAACGCTGGCAAACGGCGCGGCAGCAGACGGCGGAGCTAAAAAAGGCTTGGGCCCAAGCGCAAGAACTGGCGGCGCGGCAAGAAGAGCTGCTGCAACAGCGGCAGCAAGAGTGGAAAGCGCTGGAAGCTAAGCAGCAAAGCTTAACTATGGCAGGTGAAAAAGCGCCGCAGCTGGAGAGGGAAGCGGCCAGGCTGCAAGGGAGGCTGTCTGTTTTGCAGCGCCTGACGGAGCTGCGCGTGAAACTGACAGAACAGGCGCGGCGTCAGCAAGAGCATTCGGTAACGCTGCAAAATGCTTGCGCCAGCGAGGAAAGCGCCAGGCGAACCTTAGGGGCGCTGCGGCAGCAATGGCAGAAACAGCAAGCCGCGCTGCTGGCCGCTGAATTAGAGGCGGGAGAACCTTGTCCGGTTTGCGGCGCCCTGGAACATCCCCAAAAAGCTTCTTTTGCAGGTATGCTGCAGCCGCAGGATGTGGAGCAGGCCGAATCGGCGTGGCTGAAATGGCAGCAGGCCCATAGCAAGGCGTTGGCGCAGGCGGCGCAGCAGGAAGCGGCGCAAAAGCTGCTGGCAGAGCAGGAAAACCAGTGCTTGCAGGAGCTGGGGGAGAAGCAGGAATTGTCTCTTCTTGAAGCGAAGGCGGAGGCGCAACAGGCGGCGGAGCTGGCGCAACAAGCGCAGCAAGCCTTGGAAGAAGCAGCTCGGTGCGCTGAAAAACGCCAAGAAGAGCAGAAAAAGCTGCTTCAAACCGAAAAAGAGCGCGAAACGGCGCTTTCTGTCAGAGATAAAGCCGGCAGCGCCTTAGAGGCGGCCAAGGCGGTGCTGCAGGAATGTTCCGCACGGGTACCGGAAGCGTTGCGCCAGGAAGGCGCGCTGGAAGCGGCGCGGCGCGCGTGCGCCCAACAGCTGGAGCAAGTGCAGACTTCTTTGGTCCAGGCGGAGAAGCTCCTCCGCGAAACGGCGCAGCATTTTGAAACCGCGCAGGCCTTGTCTAAACAGGCCCGAACGGCGGCAGCGGCAGCGGCGGCGAGACTGGAGGAAGGAAAAACTCTTTGGCTGCAGCGCTTGCAGCAGAGCGGTTTTGCGGGTCAGGAAGCGTTTGAACAGGCGCGGGCCGCAGAAGAGCAGCGGCTTTTGTGGGGACAGCAGCTTGAAGCAAGGCGGCAAAAAGAGGCGGCGTCGCAGGAACGTGTGCGGCGGGCCCAGGAGGCGGTGGCTGGGCAGACGCATCCGAATTTGGCGGTGTTTGCAGCCGCGCAGGAACAAGCGGCTGCTGCGGAGGCGGCCTTGAGGGAAACAAAGGTTCGCTTGGAAGAAGCCTGGAAACGGGACCAGGAGCGATTGGTGCGTTTGCAAAGCATCGCCAAAGAATTAGCGGCCGTGGAGGAAGCGCAAGGCGCGGTAGCGGCGTTAGCGGCTATGGCGGGAGGCGGCAACGCGTTGAACCTGACCTTTCAGCGTTATGTGCTGCGTACATTGCTGGATGATGTGGTGGAAGAAGCGAACGCGCGTCTTTCTTTAATGAGCCGGGGGCGTTACGCCCTGCAACGCTCCAGCGTGCTGGCGGACGCCCGCAAGGCTGGCGGCTTGGATTTAGAGGTGTTCGACAGCTACACTGGCGTGCCCAGGCCGGTGGGAACCTTGTCCGGCGGCGAAAGCTTTTTGGCGTCTTTGGCGCTGGCTCTGGGGCTTTCCGATGTGGTGCAGGCCTATGCAGGAGGCATGCGTTTGGACACGATTTTAGTGGACGAGGGCTTTGGTACTCTCGATCCGGAAGCGTTGGAACTGGCTATGCGAGCGTTAGTGGATTTACAGAGCGGCGGCCGGCTGGTAGGGATTATTTCCCATGTGCCGGAGTTGAAGGAGCGGATTGGCGCGCGCCTGGAGGTCATTCCCGGCGAGCGGGGTAGCCGCGCGGTTTTTCATTTACCCTAG
- the addB gene encoding helicase-exonuclease AddAB subunit AddB, which translates to MKLRVVMGRAGSGKTHLCLEEIRRKLLAQPEGAPLVLLLPEHATYQVERELAATPGLQGFIRAHVLGFRRLSYRVLQETGGAARPQLDELGKTLLVTRLLRQLEPQLRSFGRAARQRGFAMQAMGLLEECKTYRLPPEALQAAAQTEQQQGRTLLADKLHDLALLYTAFSQSLQECYHDAQDRMTLLAERAQEAALLRGCEVWADGFAWFNPQELAVLGALLPLAKEVTVTLCLDGAELARYEAETSLFHRQWRTREDLRRLAAQLGAQYEEVNLEERWRFDSAALQLLEERFFRFPVRPLPKAPQGVVLAEAANGRAEAAGIARDMLRLAREEGWRWRDIAVLVRDDDYRDWLEAALTDHGIPYFSDQPRQAQHHPLAELIRSALEVVMGNWGYESVFRCLKTDFFPLERAAVDKLENYVLCFGLRGRRWTQEEPWRYWRRLALAEEDEGLDEASQEELACLDNWRRQAAQPLAELELALGRASTVRVQATALFQFLERLEAPLRLEEWAQRAEELQELDEALEHRQFWGQTVALLEQLVEVLGDESLPPEEFAALLQEGLDAMTLSLVPPGLDHVVLATLGNTSLANVKAVYLPGVNEGTLPRRARDEGLLSDSERRALRGAGLELAPGAQADMLGERFLVYTALSRSCRYLWLSYALADAEGKSQAPSLIVRRLRELWPQLLLQNLPLDIPVGEEASYAVQPEQALAALPGVLRRYRETGELAPAWREVYNWGLRYRPEELRRYLAGLFHDNRERLLPKELAQRLFLRGQRLSGSVTRFEAFQACPFRHFARYGLGLRQRSVFRLAAPDLGQFLHASLKEYGERLAAKGQSWAEPGEEERVALCEEVVNALAPRLQNEILLSSGQHRHLLRRLGRTVRRAAKQLSDFAAAGSFKTCWLEQCFGHGEQALPPLTFRLPGGQRLDISGQIDRVDSAEQEGLRYLLVIDYKSGKAGLNLDQIYYGLRLQLLTYLLVALEAGRSVFGQECLPAGMLYYFLQDPAVSGEGPKSEAEIEAEVAKKLKLPGWTLQEPQVSRLLDASIEGSWSKFLSISLKKDGDYHPACLRQVRSAEQFGALLLHARTVLQETGAAILEGQVTPAPYELEGQSPCLWCEYRSVCQFDRAIEGQACRLLKKMNEDEVWLRLLPTERENQA; encoded by the coding sequence ATGAAGCTAAGAGTGGTCATGGGGCGCGCCGGAAGCGGCAAGACCCATTTGTGCTTGGAGGAGATACGCCGCAAGCTGCTGGCTCAACCGGAGGGAGCGCCGTTAGTGCTGCTGCTGCCGGAGCATGCCACGTATCAGGTGGAGAGGGAACTGGCGGCGACGCCGGGCTTGCAAGGCTTTATCCGAGCTCATGTGCTGGGCTTTCGGCGTTTGTCCTACCGGGTACTGCAGGAAACCGGCGGCGCGGCGCGGCCTCAACTGGACGAATTAGGAAAAACGCTGCTGGTGACGCGCCTTTTGCGGCAGCTAGAGCCGCAACTGCGTTCTTTTGGGCGGGCGGCGCGGCAGCGGGGCTTTGCCATGCAGGCCATGGGGCTTTTGGAAGAATGTAAAACCTATCGCTTGCCTCCGGAAGCCTTGCAGGCAGCGGCGCAGACGGAGCAGCAGCAAGGGCGGACGTTGCTGGCGGACAAGCTGCATGACTTGGCGCTTCTTTATACAGCGTTTTCGCAGTCTTTGCAGGAATGCTATCATGATGCGCAAGACCGTATGACGCTGTTGGCCGAACGGGCCCAAGAGGCGGCGTTGTTGCGCGGCTGCGAGGTCTGGGCGGATGGCTTTGCCTGGTTCAACCCTCAGGAGCTGGCGGTTTTAGGGGCGCTTTTGCCTCTTGCCAAAGAGGTGACGGTAACGCTGTGTCTTGACGGGGCGGAACTTGCGCGCTATGAAGCGGAAACCTCCTTGTTTCATCGGCAATGGCGGACGAGGGAAGACTTGCGGCGCTTGGCGGCGCAACTGGGGGCTCAGTATGAAGAAGTCAATCTGGAGGAACGATGGCGCTTTGACAGTGCGGCATTGCAGCTCTTGGAAGAGCGGTTTTTTCGTTTTCCTGTACGCCCCTTGCCGAAAGCGCCGCAGGGCGTAGTCCTTGCGGAAGCGGCGAACGGGCGCGCCGAGGCGGCGGGCATTGCTAGAGACATGCTTCGTTTGGCGCGCGAAGAGGGCTGGCGTTGGCGCGATATAGCCGTGCTGGTGCGCGACGACGATTACCGGGACTGGCTGGAGGCGGCGTTGACGGATCATGGCATTCCTTATTTTAGCGACCAGCCCCGGCAGGCGCAGCATCATCCCTTGGCGGAGCTTATTCGTTCCGCCCTGGAAGTCGTTATGGGGAATTGGGGCTATGAGTCTGTTTTTCGTTGTCTGAAAACAGATTTTTTTCCGTTAGAGCGAGCTGCGGTGGATAAACTGGAAAACTATGTTTTGTGCTTTGGCCTGCGCGGCCGCCGCTGGACGCAGGAGGAGCCGTGGCGTTATTGGCGGCGTCTGGCTTTGGCGGAGGAAGACGAAGGCTTGGATGAGGCAAGCCAAGAAGAATTGGCTTGCCTCGATAACTGGCGTCGTCAAGCGGCGCAACCGCTGGCGGAGCTGGAACTGGCCCTGGGCCGGGCTTCTACCGTGCGAGTCCAAGCAACGGCTTTATTCCAGTTTTTGGAGCGTTTGGAAGCGCCTCTGCGCCTTGAAGAGTGGGCGCAGCGAGCCGAAGAGCTGCAAGAATTGGATGAAGCGCTGGAACACAGACAGTTTTGGGGGCAGACGGTGGCTCTTTTAGAACAGCTGGTGGAGGTTCTGGGGGACGAGTCTCTGCCGCCGGAGGAATTTGCCGCTCTTTTGCAAGAAGGGCTGGACGCTATGACGCTCAGCCTAGTGCCTCCCGGGTTGGATCATGTAGTGCTGGCGACGCTGGGCAATACCAGTCTGGCCAATGTGAAGGCCGTGTATCTTCCCGGCGTCAACGAAGGGACGCTGCCCCGGCGTGCTCGGGACGAGGGACTTTTGAGCGATAGCGAGCGGCGCGCTTTACGCGGCGCAGGGCTGGAGCTGGCGCCGGGAGCGCAGGCGGACATGCTTGGGGAGAGATTCTTAGTATATACGGCGCTAAGTCGCTCCTGCCGCTATCTATGGCTCAGTTACGCCTTGGCTGACGCAGAGGGAAAAAGTCAGGCGCCTTCGTTGATTGTGCGCCGCCTGCGTGAATTGTGGCCGCAGCTTTTGCTGCAAAATTTGCCGCTGGATATTCCAGTAGGCGAGGAGGCTTCTTATGCAGTGCAGCCGGAGCAAGCTTTGGCGGCGTTGCCTGGCGTGCTGCGGCGCTATCGTGAAACTGGCGAATTAGCGCCGGCTTGGCGGGAAGTGTATAATTGGGGGCTTCGCTACCGGCCGGAGGAGCTGCGGCGCTACTTGGCAGGCTTATTTCATGATAACCGCGAACGGCTGCTGCCGAAGGAACTGGCGCAGCGTCTGTTTTTGCGCGGTCAGCGCCTCAGCGGCAGCGTGACGCGTTTTGAAGCCTTTCAAGCCTGTCCGTTTCGGCATTTTGCCCGTTATGGCTTAGGCTTGCGGCAGCGTTCCGTTTTTCGCCTGGCGGCGCCGGATTTAGGGCAATTTTTGCATGCATCCTTGAAAGAGTATGGTGAACGCTTAGCGGCTAAAGGGCAAAGCTGGGCGGAACCGGGAGAAGAGGAACGGGTGGCTTTGTGCGAAGAAGTGGTGAATGCTTTAGCGCCGCGGCTGCAAAACGAGATTTTGCTCAGCTCCGGTCAGCACAGGCACCTTTTGCGTCGTTTGGGCCGCACTGTGCGCCGGGCGGCGAAACAATTGAGCGACTTTGCGGCGGCCGGCAGCTTTAAGACTTGTTGGCTGGAGCAGTGTTTTGGTCATGGCGAGCAGGCGCTGCCGCCGCTGACGTTTCGTTTGCCCGGAGGGCAGCGTTTGGATATTTCCGGGCAGATTGACCGGGTGGACAGCGCCGAGCAGGAGGGCCTTCGCTATTTGCTTGTGATTGACTATAAGTCCGGCAAGGCGGGATTGAATCTCGATCAAATTTACTATGGCCTGCGCCTGCAGCTGCTGACCTACTTACTGGTGGCTCTCGAAGCCGGTCGCAGCGTATTTGGCCAGGAATGCCTGCCTGCAGGGATGCTGTATTATTTCTTGCAAGATCCGGCCGTGAGCGGCGAAGGGCCGAAAAGCGAGGCGGAAATTGAAGCGGAAGTGGCTAAAAAATTGAAACTGCCCGGCTGGACGCTGCAGGAACCCCAGGTATCTCGTCTGCTGGATGCGTCCATTGAGGGCAGCTGGTCTAAGTTTTTATCGATATCGTTAAAGAAAGACGGCGACTATCATCCGGCTTGTTTGCGTCAAGTACGCTCGGCGGAGCAGTTCGGGGCGTTATTGCTGCACGCGCGTACGGTATTGCAGGAAACCGGTGCGGCGATTTTAGAAGGACAGGTAACGCCGGCGCCGTACGAATTGGAAGGGCAGAGTCCGTGCCTATGGTGTGAGTATCGAAGCGTCTGCCAATTTGACAGAGCCATAGAAGGCCAAGCTTGTCGGTTGCTGAAAAAAATGAATGAAGATGAAGTATGGCTGCGTTTGCTGCCGACAGAAAGGGAGAATCAAGCATGA